Proteins from a genomic interval of Colletes latitarsis isolate SP2378_abdomen chromosome 12, iyColLati1, whole genome shotgun sequence:
- the Mst gene encoding misato mitochondrial distribution and morphology regulator — translation MTTREILTIQFGHYSNYIGTHWWNLQESNFSYDPHNPSEINHDVFYREGENLKKQITYTPRLLLVDLKGVSGYLKEVGTLYDISQHVKTEPLWDDKKVEVTEEEAAVASPFIKSLDETSKTSESTSFNLEDDVNSWVDYLLPRFHPKTVNIIKQYKHDCETNAFDIFAYGQSLWNTKQFSENFSERIRSYVEECDSMQGFQVLLDSVDGFAGLGTSCIQYLQDEYKKSIISFPCMDSKKTEPSTSDLTKALNMALCWQHIGEHSSLYSPLSCSQTVSSAVGDPRAFDHLTYNSELKYHSSALLATALDTLTIRYRRKEYPNVVLSDLCADLNKLGRKAAATSLSLPFPMIEKKDLIDVLDDFTGTLWTSLTPSCDISMDKNMQSIALRGVPEERLKRPLSQAMKQMAMPAYRCSTVHEMMMLYLACTCHASATYLSTISSPLKIKDPYPKIFNNDVTETGDIGWPLGTGVKSVPVMAGLHTGSSISRMYESLHDQVTRIRSIKKFHAFTDSGFEEDEFKECLNHLLDCKENYEDRFYV, via the exons ATGACGACACGAGAAATATTAACTATACAGTTCGGTCATTATTCCAATTACATTGGTACCCACTGGTGGAATTTACag GAATCTAATTTCTCTTACGATCCCCATAATCCATCCGAGATAAATCATGATGTATTTTACAGAGAAGGAGAAAACTTAAAG AAACAAATCACTTACACTCCTAGACTTCTACTCGTTGATTTAAAAGGAGTATCTGGATATTTGAAAGAAGTAGGTACTTTGTACGATATTTCGCAACACGTAAAAACAGAGCCCCTGTGGGACGATAAAAAAGTAGAAGTTACGGAGGAAGAAGCAGCTGTTGCAAGTCCGTTTATTAAAAGTTTAGACGAGACCTCTAAAACTTCAGAATCTACATCTTTTAATTTAGAAGATGATGTTAATTCGTGGGTGGATTACCTTTTGCCCAGATTTCATCCCAAGACAGTGAACATAATTAAACAGTATAAACACGATTGCGAGACAAATGCATTTGACATTTTTGCTTACGGACAGAGCCTATGGAATACTAAACAATTTTCCGAAAATTTTTCTGAAAGAATAAGAAGCTACGTCGAAGAGTGTGATTCTATGCAAGGTTTTCAG gtACTTCTAGACTCTGTGGACGGTTTTGCTGGACTCGGTACATCCTGTATACAATATTTGCAAGACGAATATAAAAAAAGCATAATATCGTTCCCGTGTATGGACAGTAAGAAGACCGAACCCTCTACATCTGATTTGACTAAAGCTCTCAACATGGCTCTATGTTGGCAACACATAGGAGAACATTCTTCGTTGTATAGTCCACTTTCTTGTAGTCAAACAGTTTCGTCAGCAGTCGGGGATCCACGAGCATTCGATCATTTAACATATAATTCTGAATTAAAGTATCACAGCAGCGCGCTTCTAGCAACTGCTTTGGATACGCTGACCATAAGATACAGACGCAAAGAGTATCCAAACGTCGTTTTATCCGACTTGTGCGCGGATCTAAATAAACTAGGCCGAAAGGCAGCGGCTACGAGTTTATCCTTACCGTTCCCGATGATCGAGAAAAAGGATTTGATCGACGTGCTGGACGACTTTACTGGAACATTGTGGACAAGTTTGACGCCAAGTTGTGATATATCAATGGATAAAAACATGCAAAGTATAGCGTTACGAGGCGTTCCCGAGGAAAGATTAAAACGACCCCTTTCCCAAGCAATGAAACAAATGGCAATGCCGGCGTACAGATGCTCCACCGTACACGAAATGATGATGCTTTATTTAGCTTGTACTTGCCATGCATCGGCGACCTACTTGTCGACCATTTCGTCACCACTGAAGATAAAGGATCCGTACCCAAAAATTTTCAACAACGACGTTACTGAAACTGGAGACATTGGATGGCCTCTAGGAACAG GCGTCAAGTCTGTCCCTGTTATGGCTGGCTTACACACCGGAAGCAGCATTTCGAGAATGTACGAATCCTTGCACGACCAAGTGACCAGAATAAGGAGTATAAAGAAGTTTCACGCGTTCACGGACTCTGGTTTCGAAGAGGACGAGTTCAAGGAATGCCTGAACCATCTGCTCGACTGCAAAGAAAATTACGAAGATCGTTTTTACGTCTGA
- the LOC143348699 gene encoding heat shock protein 83: protein MSTQMETEGDVETFAFQAEIAQLMSLIINTFYSNKEIFLRELISNSSDALDKIRYESLTDPSKLDSGKELYIKIIPNKNDGTLTIIDTGIGMTKADLVNNLGTIAKSGTKAFMEALQAGADISMIGQFGVGFYSAYLIADKVTVVSKNNDDEQYLWESSAGGSFTVRHDNGEPLGRGTKIVLHVKEDQSEYLEENKIKDIVKKHSQFIGYPIKLAVQKEREKELSEDEAEEAEEAKEEEEKLAIEEIGEDKAADEKDDGKKKKKTIKEKYTEDEELNKTKPIWTRNPDEITQEEYGEFYKSLTNDWEDHLAVKHFSVEGQLEFRALLFVPRRMPFDLFENKKRKNNIKLYVRRVFIMDNCEELIPEYLNFMKGVVDSEDLPLNISREMLQQNKILKVIRKNLVKKCLELFEELAEDKNNYKKFYAQFSKNIKLGIHEDSANRSKLSDLLRYNTSASGDEACSLKDYVGRMKENQKHIYFITGENKEQVANSSFVERVKKRGFEVVYMTEPIDEYVVQQLKEFDGKQLVSVTKEGLELPEDEEEKKKREEDKAKFENLCKVMKNILDNKVEKVVVSNRLVDSPCCIVTSQYGWTANMERIMKAQALRDTSTMGYMAAKKHLEINPDHAIVETLREKADADKNDKAVKDLVILLFETALLSSGFTLDEPQVHAARIYRMVKLGLGIDEDEPTPEEQKTEDIPAVEVADDASRMEEVD from the coding sequence ATGTCTACGCAAATGGAAACCGAGGGAGATGTGGAAACCTTTGCCTTCCAGGCAGAGATTGCCCAGCTTATGTCCTTGATCATCAACACCTTCTATTCGAACAAGGAGATCTTCCTCAGAGAATTGATTTCAAATTCGAGCGATGCTCTTGATAAAATACGCTACGAGTCCTTGACCGATCCTTCCAAGCTGGACAGCGGTAAAGAGCTGTACATTAAAATCATTCCCAACAAGAACGATGGCACTCTGACCATCATTGATACCGGTATCGGTATGACCAAGGCTGACTTGGTCAACAATCTTGGTACGATTGCCAAGTCCGGTACCAAAGCATTTATGGAAGCTCTTCAGGCTGGCGCAGACATTTCCATGATTGGTCAATTTGGTGTTGGATTCTACTCTGCTTACCTCATAGCGGATAAAGTTACTGTTGTTTCCAAGAACAACGACGACGAACAGTATTTATGGGAATCCAGCGCTGGTGGCTCGTTCACTGTCAGACACGACAACGGGGAACCATTGGGACGTGGAACGAAAATTGTTTTACATGTAAAGGAAGATCAGAGCGAATATCTGGAGGAGAACAAAATTAAGGATATCGTTAAGAAACATTCCCAATTCATTGGCTACCCGATTAAATTGGCTGTGCAGAAGGAACGCGAGAAGGAACTGAGCGAGGATGAAGCCGAAGAGGCTGAAGAAGCtaaggaggaggaggagaaaCTAGCCATTGAGGAAATAGGAGAAGATAAAGCTGCAGATGAGAAGGACGACggcaagaagaagaagaagactaTCAAGGAGAAGTATACAGAAGACGAAGAATTGAACAAAACGAAACCTATCTGGACCAGAAATCCCGATGAGATCACCCAGGAGGAATATGGTGAATTCTACAAATCTCTGACCAACGATTGGGAAGACCATTTGGCCGTCAAGCATTTCTCCGTCGAAGGCCAACTGGAATTCAGAGCTTTGCTTTTCGTTCCTCGTCGCATGCCGTTCGACCTCTTCGAGAACAAGAAgaggaaaaataatattaagctGTACGTAAGGAGAGTATTTATTATGGATAATTGCGAAGAGCTGATTCCAGAGTATTTGAACTTCATGAAGGGAGTCGTCGACAGCGAGGACCTTCCTCTGAACATCTCCCGTGAGATGCTCCAACAGAACAAAATCTTGAAAGTAATTCGTAAGAACCTTGTCAAGAAATGCCTGGAACTGTTCGAAGAGCTCGCAGAGGACAAGAACAACTACAAGAAGTTCTATGCACAATtcagtaaaaatattaaattgggCATTCACGAGGACAGCGCCAATCGCAGTAAATTATCCGACCTTCTGAGGTACAACACTTCGGCTTCTGGGGACGAAGCTTGCTCTCTGAAGGACTACGTAGGCAGAATGAAGGAAAACCAGAAGCACATTTACTTCATCACTGGGGAGAACAAGGAACAAGTTGCGAACAGTTCCTTCGTAGAACGCGTCAAGAAACGTGGCTTCGAAGTCGTCTACATGACTGAACCCATTGATGAATACGTGGTGCAACAACTGAAGGAATTCGACGGAAAACAGCTGGTATCTGTAACCAAAGAAGGACTGGAGCTTCCCGAGGACGAGGAAGAGAAGAAGAAGAGGGAGGAGGACAAGGCTAAATTCGAGAACTTGTGCAAAGTAATGAAGAACATTCTGGACAACAAGGTCGAGAAGGTTGTGGTGTCCAACCGTTTGGTCGATTCTCCTTGCTGTATCGTTACATCGCAGTATGGTTGGACAGCTAACATGGAGAGAATTATGAAGGCTCAAGCTCTCAGAGACACGTCTACCATGGGATACATGGCTGCGAAAAAGCACCTCGAGATCAATCCAGATCATGCCATTGTCGAGACTCTCCGAGAGAAGGCAGATGCTGACAAGAACGACAAGGCAGTGAAggatttagtaattttattgttCGAGACCGCGCTTCTTTCTTCAGGTTTTACATTGGACGAGCCACAAGTGCACGCTGCTAGAATTTACAGAATGGTCAAGCTGGGTCTTGGTATCGACGAGGATGAACCTACACCCGAGGAACAGAAAACAGAAGACATACCCGCTGTTGAAGTAGCAGACGATGCATCTCGAATGGAAGAAGTAGATTAG
- the LOC143348888 gene encoding uncharacterized protein LOC143348888 isoform X1: protein MMASKGWKVVQPHVPMIKFRKGGIGRATAGATTTSPAQSGAASFQQNAARSTGPNVTVLPTIEDIYLPPRFQRRPIDEKEIAYINASGPE from the exons atgatGGCAAGTAAAGGTTGGAAG GTAGTACAACCTCATGTACCGATGATTAAATTTCGTAAGGGCGGAATTGGTAGAG CAACTGCAGGTGCAACCACCACATCGCCTGCGCAATCAGGGGCGGCTTCGTTTCAACAAAATGCAGCTCGTTCAACGGGCCCAAACGTGACCGTTTTGCCAACCATAGAGGACATTTATCTGCCACCAAGATTTCAAAGGCGACCCATAGACGAGAAAGAAATTGCATATATTAATGCAA GTGGTCCAGAATAA
- the LOC143349008 gene encoding calcium and integrin-binding family member 2: MGNKIATFTEEQLEDYQDCTFFTRKEILRIFKRFREMGDPGVVPRSMTSQQASSLRLPLSCLTRIPELKENPFRQRMSEVFARRANSGQSMAENEGICFEEFLEMMSVFSEQAPRDLKVFYAFKIYDFDEDGVLGLSDLERTCRQLVQDGLNADEVTTVCQKVLEENDIDGDGVLSYLEFEHVITRASDFLATFHIRI, encoded by the exons ATGGGAAACAAGATAGCCACGTTCACGGAGGAACAGCTGGAGGATTATCAAGATTGTACCTTTTTCACGCGTAAAGAAATCTTGAG AATATTTAAACGTTTCCGTGAAATGGGAGATCCAGGGGTGGTTCCCCGGTCCATGACGTCTCAGCAAGCGTCGTCTCTCCGCCTGCCATTGTCGTGTCTGACGCGTATACCGGAACTGAAG GAGAATCCGTTCAGACAACGGATGTCGGAGGTGTTCGCGAGACGCGCGAATTCGGGGCAGTCGATGGCTGAGAACGAAGGGATCTGCTTCGAGGAGTTCCTCGAGATGATGTCGGTTTTTTCGGAGCAGGCGCCGCGGGACTTGAAGGTCTTTTACGCCTTTAAGATTTACG ACTTCGACGAGGATGGGGTGCTGGGGCTGAGCGATTTGGAACGCACCTGTCGACAGCTAGTTCAAGACGGCCTGAACGCCGACGAGGTGACCACCGTCTGCCAGAAGGTCTTGGAGGAGAACGACATCGACGGGGACGGTGTGCTGTCGTATCTGGAGTTCGAGCACGTCATCACCAGGGCCTCGGATTTCTTGGCTACTTTTCACATAAGAATTTAA
- the LOC143348888 gene encoding uncharacterized protein LOC143348888 isoform X2 encodes MMASKGWKVVQPHVPMIKFRKGGIGRGATTTSPAQSGAASFQQNAARSTGPNVTVLPTIEDIYLPPRFQRRPIDEKEIAYINASGPE; translated from the exons atgatGGCAAGTAAAGGTTGGAAG GTAGTACAACCTCATGTACCGATGATTAAATTTCGTAAGGGCGGAATTGGTAGAG GTGCAACCACCACATCGCCTGCGCAATCAGGGGCGGCTTCGTTTCAACAAAATGCAGCTCGTTCAACGGGCCCAAACGTGACCGTTTTGCCAACCATAGAGGACATTTATCTGCCACCAAGATTTCAAAGGCGACCCATAGACGAGAAAGAAATTGCATATATTAATGCAA GTGGTCCAGAATAA